AGAGAGAAACGTTTCAGGGGTTCCAACCTCCAACTGATAACGGCCTCTGAGGGGAAAGTAGAATCCTTGATTCCCAAAAGTCAGAACAGGAAGACAAAATCGAAAGGCAAGATTGAAAAGCAACCAACAAGGAAGATGTAAGTCTGGAAAAGTAGAAGACAACTGCGCTATTGCAAGTGGGTAGTTGGGTACTAGGGTCCCATGAAGGTCACGGGATCCTCTCTGCTtcgaggaagaagaggggtttGAGAGGTGGGTAGTAGGGAGAGGTAAAGATATAAAATATCTTTCTTGCATCAAAAGGAGTTTGGAAAATGACCAGAGGGGGGCTCTGCTGattgcgagagagagagagagagagagagagagagagagagagagagagccacaggtaatttttgtaattttaacaAGAATAGAAAGATCAATTGGTTGAGTAGTATTAGTAGaacacaaaaagagaaaaagaaaagggatgaagaagaagaaaagtgaaaCCCAGCTCAGAATAGAAACAACGGAAAAATCCATGTTTAGTTAAGGAACATTGGGCTCCGCCAGCACAGGAAAAAGCAGAAGAAGCCAATAAGAAATGAGAGCAACCTTTACAAGGgcgagagaaaaaagaaaacagggGATTTAGAATCTTTGGAAATCCATTACCCACTTGATAACAACCACATGCCCACTTTCCCATTGCTTTCCCCCATTTCCACGTGAATCCAACCAACATAGAACCACAGAATTGACCgaaataataatactaataataataacaaaaacacAGTAGCTCAAAGAATCGGTTAAGTTGAAGGAAACCAGAGAAAACAgataagataataaaatttaccaagaaaataaaagggtaaTAATGAATTAGTTGCAGTGATTGAGGAGGAGATGAGGAGGAAGGTAATGGGTCACTGTATGGTAACCGTGTGGAGCCATGGATTGAATAATTGAATAGCAAATTATTTTGGGAAGTGGACTCCATCAGGTGGTCAATTTTCAAGGGTAGAGACTTAAGAATCAAGATCTCTTTAATAGGAATGTTGACTCATTAATTCTGTTGCTCAATAACGATAAAATATCAATAAGCGGTCCAGTGAATAGCTGGGTTTGAGATAACTAGATCAGATCATAGGAATAAGATAAAGGAATTAAAAACTACAATATACTCAAAGGGATGAAACTTTCAATAAAAACCGCGATTCTGTCTTTTCTCATTTGCAGATTAAACCCGCAATGGCGATAAAaccagaaattgaaaaaaaacgAATTTCGGATAAGAACCCAGAAAGGAAACCGATTCACTGAGTCTGATAACTCTTATTCCGtcccaaagagagagagatagtgcttgattatgaaaaataaatgagTAAACTGAAATGGTGAAAgtttaacaaaaagaaaaacgaaaCGAAAAGAGCAAACGTACCTTGGGAAGGTAACTTTGTTGTTCAGAAGCTTGGAAGCTCAGCTAGAACAGTGACCTGTAAGTAGAAGCTTTTATTTGAAATCAGTAGTCCCAGAGAGTCTTAAACAGAGGaaagtttagagagagagagagagagagatgaatttGTAACTCAGGAGGGGAGAAGTTAGGATGGAGGGATATCGGGAGTGTGTGTTCCGTATTTAACCTCCTCCCCCATAAATTGGACCCTTCCCGTGAGCATCCATCCTTGACTAGAATATGCCTACCCCAGTTCCTTACTTCCTTCCCTACCTCCAAAGGCCAAAACAACAACGtatcgctctctctctctctctctaacctaCAGTCAATGGTCTGGCTCTACCATCCTTGTCCCTTCCCTAGTCGTCGTTTTCCCACTAGTTTTAAGCGatagggaaatagagaagacaCCATCGCAGGTGCGGTGTTGAGTTTTCTACGGAAATTATTAATTTctcctcttatttttcaaacGGATAAGCTATTTTATTCCAATCTGACGGCCTAATCATAGAAAAGTGGCATGCATTTGATATCTAACTTCTGACTTGAGTTTCTTTGTACCTTCTCTCGACACCCAAACGCGGCAATGATGAAgtcattatatatttttttttccagtttccAGTTCCCACCTTATATTCGTCTGCACATGTTTTATTCGCGTAAAgttaaatcaaaccttaaaaagttaatgaaaaataatttttttttttaattatttctcATTTCAGGGTTTCAAAATAAGTTTTCCATTTCTATTGAGTCAAGGGGCAAAGAACGCAAACGACAACTATGTCGGCCTAAGGTCGACTTtgaatattctctctctctctctctctggaagaATGAGGAGGGACTTTGAATTTTGAGCCAATTCAGAGGATATCCATTCTCGTTTGACGAAATAGCTGAAATACAGAGTATTTGAATCATGGAATTAGGTATCAGTATCGATGCAGTAtttttagatttatttatttttaaatatttttttttactattttatctttaCAATGACACCGATAAATAATAGGCCAGGAGAGGAGAGGTCTGGTCTACCCCTGTTTTTGGTAGAAGATGACTGATTTATCAAAGATTCTATGTTCGTAGTTTTATGtgttttgaaaaattacatgattattttttttttttaatctttttataaaattatctatttaaattttaagttaacaaaaaaatttaaaattaaatttgagtttataagATTATTCACTCAAAATTTCAGTTaatattctatcaaaaaaaaaattcgattaataaaaatactcaaaatcaagtttgaatttataatattatccaaaatagtgatttttcatcttccacctataatcagattttttttttataactaaaactttgaatagataattttgtaaatctaaatttaattttaaatatttttattaacttagACTTTAATCTGATAATTTTATAATAGAAAATctaattttacatatttttattACCTGAAACTTTTAGTGTCTGTTTGGTattgtttctgttccagaaacgccgtttcgtatcaaaaacgaaaatttcagtttctgtgtcaaaatgtaatttttaaacaaaaaaatggtgtttcaaaatttcagattgtTAACGGGaacgatatttttttttttttgtaaaatggaacgaaactagGAATAGAGTTCcatccaatctcgttttttcagtttttttttttcactttttgttctaaaaaaacagaaactgacCATAAATACACCAAAcaaacagaagattctatttttttgttctaatagaacaaaaaatttcaaaaacatttttgagaacaataccaaacggagccttgtgtgattaattttataaaaagaaatgtaaaaataatcaatcatgtaattttccctccTTTTAGAGTTGatcccaatatatatatttttcttctaggTCAAGCACAGCGATGGGGTGGGTTGGGTCGTGGGCCCCGTGGCTTCGTCATCGTGGATGTGAGATGTGGGACCCACTGGTTAGGACAACAGCGTGACATAAGAGAGAGTCAGAGAGGAGTTGGGAAATTGGACTATCGGCTACGAACGGCACGGCCAAGCGACCTTGTTAGTTAGGGCAAACGTGTTCCACCGTGGTAGTAGTTAAAGCTTTTGATGACCTCACAAGATGAGGAATTGACATAATTAATTAAGATTAAGACATTCATATACGTACATATACATGTGTGATGTGTACATTATGGAAATGGACTTAGCAAATCATTAACTATCCTTCCTCGGAAACTCAATCCAATTAGGCAATTACAAAATCATTAAAGAAGAACCAACTCAGTGTGTTTGACTCACAACATTTGAATTGAATATCCTAATCATAATAACCAACATTAACCAACATTAACGACAAATTAACATCAGTAACAACAACATCTTTTCCCAGATGCCTTCTTCTTCAGCTTATTTCCTCCCGAGTCCCATTCCCGATTCCTGACAAACACACAACTCCACTCAGTGAGTGACTCACTGCCTCAATGCATAATCCAAATAACAAAGATAGTAGGGGTGAAAAAGGTCGGATCGGGTCGGATTAGGTTTGGTGTCTTCTGCAATGGTTGAATTAATCTTGATTAACTTATTTTTATCCTTCAtatcttatatattaaaaaattataaaaaaataaataccattaaaaatcttaaattctaatataaaaattcaagattaaattTTGTATTCAGGTTGACAATCAACCAACCCAAGCTCACCCTCTCTCCAGTCAGAAAACTCATCCCAAATTTTATTCAGATTTAGGGCAGGCAGGGCGGATCCGACTTCTCAAGGCTAAACTTTAACCCCTAAAAAATACTATTAAGATGTAGAAACTTACCCATTAAATAAATGGTCTCAAAATGGTTAAACAGGAACTGTTCTATTGGTGTCATAACTCGTCTGTGCTACTGCGTCATTATCGTCGTTCTCACCGGAGATTTCCTCGAGTGACCTGCCTTTAGACTCCGGCACCAACAGCGTAAACAACATCCCAAAGAAGTTAACCACACCAAGCATGAAGAGGGCGTTCCTAACTCCAATACCAGCTGGGTACCCAGCGTCTGCCAACGCCTTGTCCTTGTTCTGCGCCGCGTAAAGGAACCCAAAAGCCCCCACTATGGCTCCTGCCTTCCCTGCCGCCGCCGATATCCCATGACAAGTCGACCTTAGCCTAGCTGGGAATATCTCCGCCGGTACCACGAATGTCGTCGCATTTGGCCCAAAATTTGcgaagaagaaggtgaaggcGTACAATACCACGAACCCAAGATGGTTATGATGATGCCAATGGTCGTAGGGAATGGCCAATGCGAACATAAACAGTGTCATCATGAAGAACCCCATCAATTGGATCCAAAATCTCCCTATGATGTCGATGAACCCCACCGTGAACCAATATCCAGGAACAGTACTGCAAAGTGCTATCAGCGTCTGTGCCCTCGCGATCTTGAACACTTCTTCTAGAGCATTCATCGTCTTTGCAGAAGGAATCCACCCAATATCTGAGAAAATGTCCTTCTGGAAAAGATTTTGACTGTAAAAAGCAATATCCAATAAAAACCATGTGCTGGTTGTTCCCAACAGGTGAAGCCCATGTCGACGAGCAAATTCCCAGGAGAAAAGACCAAATGAGTTGGAGGGCTCTATCGCCATCCTCTCCAACTTCTCTTGTTCTGATTCCAATTCCATGTCCAAAACCCTCCCCATATCTGCGGCTGCCTGTTTCGCGTTCTTGGCGATGAGGGCCGTGTAACGAGCGGTTTCCGGCATCTTCATACGCCAATAGTAAGTAAGCGCTGCGGGTATCCCTCCAAACATCAGAATGATACGCCACACGTAGTCGGCCTGAGCGACGGTCGAGGCCCCTGCATTGTCTTGGTAAGCAGGGGCGGGATACTTGCTCTTGAATGCGGATGAGACGATGAGGCCAACGATCCCACCAGctaaaatcccaaaaccttgCATAGCGAAAACAGCAGCGATGAAAGCGCCACGGGTTTTTTTGTTGGCGTACTCGGACATGATCGTTGCGGAGAGAGGGTAATCACCACCGATACCGAAACCCAACCAAAATCGGAAGAAACAGAGTGTCGCCATTACCCCCTTTGCCTGGTGACCGAAGGAGAGTCCCGAAGCGACAGAGCAGCCGACCATGAGCATAAGCGTCAGACCATAGACACGCTTACGCCCCATCTTGTCACCCAACCAACCGAAGAAGAGCTGCCCAGCTAAAGTGCCGCAAAGGGCAACGCCGTTGACGGCGTCGGCGACATTGGGGGGCAGGGTTCCCGGCTTTTCTGCTCCTTCATGTGTGTAATAGATACGACCGAGTAGTTTCGTCACCAATGAAATGCAGAACAAGTCATACGCATCTGTGAAGAACCCCATTCCCGCAATCACAATTGCAGTGAAGTGGTAGAGTTGAGTCTTGGCAACATCAAGTGCGTTAAGCACTTGTAACTGTTCCCTAGCCATGGCTATCTGCTTCTGAGTTCGATTCCTCTACTATTACCCGTCTGTGTTGAATCACTTAATCGAATGATTCTTCTTGCAACAATGTTTCTGGGTACATATAACACTGCATAAGCAAAAAACACATGGAAGAAGACATTAGCTTATCAACTGTGAGAGAATATCAAACCGGATATCCATCCGGTCCACTCATTGATGAGGGGAAAAGATCAAGAATCTTCCTGGGTCAAGTGCCCTAGGACTTGGACTTgtaatagggttttttttttttttttttttttaattgcttaGGATGTAGACTTCTCAGTCCTCACCGGAAGGGTTGAAGAAGAGTGACCACCACCACCTGGGGGAGGTGCGATCTGTGCAAAATGAACTAAAGTCTCTCTGTATACTTGCACAGtttataatgaaataataatatcttaattttgggttCCCAAGGAGGGTAGTTGGAtcggctgtgtttggtagccaagggaaaagaaaaagaaaaaaaaaattgaaaagttaTACTTTTTCTTGGATTTAAGAATTTCTTTTCGTGTTTGGTATGCCTACGATGCCttgattcaagtgaagaagtttttaaattttaaaattcttattgaaaattataaagttttttttttctttaaaaaaaaaatgtcttaaaaaatacaagaaaacatgacaaaaaaaaaaaaaaaaaaatgaaaagaaagtgaCATTAggttaaataaatttttaatcatTACCCAATCTCATTTACTTAAAATTTTGGAGAAAGTTTTAATTGATGTTCACCACACCATCCTTTGAGTTCACAAAACTTATAAGGTTAGATCCAACTCCTCTCCATAGAGAACATGGACCAGAGAGTGATCTTAGGGCTAGGAGGACTCAAGCACGTATCCCTAGGTCACCCCAGACCTAGGATCACTCTTTGTCCTTGGGTTTTATGAAGAGGAATCTTATcttatagggttttagtatgtTTTCCAATATCCTCCCATTACCTCTCGCATGCATATGAAGCCCTACAGTCAAGGGATTACCTTTCAATGTGACTCAAGGAAAATTGTctcaaaatagtttttttttctttttaattattatcTAATTAGATTTTTAGGTATAATGTTTATAGGAAAAAGTATCACTGAGTTGTCGATGGACGGTACACAAACaccactcactctctctcactctctcctcatatgaaatgacctATCTACCTCCTATTTACTATTTACAAAACCATTACATCCTTCATTTGCTTAGCTTTCTTGCAAACTGATTACCCTTCAATGTGACTCAAGGAAAATTgtcttaaaatattttttttttctttttaattattatcTAATTAGATTTTTAGGTATAATGTTTATAGGAAAAAGCATCACTGAGTTGTCGATGAACGGTGCACAAACACCACTTActatctctcactctctcctcatatgaaatgacctATCTACCTCTTATTTACTATTTACAAAACCATTACATCCTTCATTTGCTTAGCTTTCTTGCAAACCCTTCATCAGCTGTTCAATGATTCCTTGCCCAAgtagctttcttcttccttagtttaactaaaagaatcaaaagaaacaCTAATTTTCCTAAGGAAAACAGTGAGGCCTTTGTGTACAATCAaggtttcatatatatatatatatatatatataaagacttGTTTAGAATTAAATCATAGTGAAGTTGATCCAGTTGTACAATAAAGCACGTAAAATTCATCATCATTTAGAAAGTCTATAATGTCACACAAACTTTGAGGGTGCATTACGGATACATCAAatggtatatgattgaattagCCTTGCAAACCTGATACCTAATCAATTTAGATCATAACTATTTAGACCCATtcattgaaatttaaaattatacATAACAAAAGTCACACTATGGATGGTccgataatgataatgataatgataatgataatgataataataataataataataatagtaatagtaatcCATTGTGTACTTCCCCTCTTCATGCGCTGAAGATGCTCTCACATGCTTTCTCATTAGCCTTGCATGTAGGTGTTACATGCTATAGATTGAACGCCATGATTCTTctacccttattattattatgagcCTAGGGGACCTCAAACCCTACTCTATCTATTTATTACATGAGAATTTCTATCTTTGATCTTCGACTATGACCTTAGAATAgcatattaaagaaaaaaatcggAAAATGAACACTTCTATTCTCCAATGAACtttcttttattgaaaaaaaaattatattgaaaACAGAATAAAATCGAGGTCAAAGAATTTAGCTACTCAGCCCAAGTCCTCTCTATtctattttgatgtttttttttGGCTCGGCCGGGTGCCTAGCGACCCTGGTTCTAGGTATTGGATCGATTATATTGGTCATATCGTATTGATATAGATTGTAATAAGACAAATATGCCATGTGGCTTGAAAAAGCATTACCATCTGTGTCTCAAGAAATTGGGAGGCTACTTCTTTGGTGCTTCCGCCTGCCGCTTTCCGCCAAACTGCCGAAATACGTGAAAGTCTTTCTGAGTTAGGTCCACCGTCCACGTCaactaataaaaataaaaggaagtgGAGTTATTTCATTCATAATGGGCCAGAAAATGGGCCCCCTCCCTCTCTATCGGCTCATCTCCTCAAGTCAACTTGCCAAAGGCCCAAGTCAATGATGTGCAACAGTTCCCTAAAGACAAAACAAACTTCTGCCATGGTCCCAGTTCTCTTAGATCAGACTTCGCAATTATATAAGCTTCTGTATGATCATCAGAGGGGCAAAAGCCAATCAAACGGCAAATCATTGGCCAcatataacatgttataaatGACCGGTTCAAGTACGTAAAATCGAATCAAATAGGCTGACACAATACCCATTCCAATCTAGCTCCTCTCCAATTATTGGGCCACTTAGACACTTGACTGATCATCTTATTGTACGGGTGAGCATCCAACGCCTGTCCCATTCCCTTACCATTATATGAGTGAAGAGGGGTATATTTAGAAGCAAAAAGGACAAATGTTGGCTGCTCACCCTGATCATACGTGTTGCAGGTCCAATCTCTGTGTCCTTCTATCTGTAATTGGATAGGATCTTTTTCCTCCCTTATTCTATCATTTCCTTGTCTTTCTTGTAATTGGATATCCCTCTTTTGGGTTTGATCATTTgactattcttttctttctttggtttcAATTCATTTCAGCCATGCATAGATCATTATCTTGACCATTTAAA
This Macadamia integrifolia cultivar HAES 741 chromosome 10, SCU_Mint_v3, whole genome shotgun sequence DNA region includes the following protein-coding sequences:
- the LOC122091889 gene encoding inorganic phosphate transporter 1-4-like, which gives rise to MAREQLQVLNALDVAKTQLYHFTAIVIAGMGFFTDAYDLFCISLVTKLLGRIYYTHEGAEKPGTLPPNVADAVNGVALCGTLAGQLFFGWLGDKMGRKRVYGLTLMLMVGCSVASGLSFGHQAKGVMATLCFFRFWLGFGIGGDYPLSATIMSEYANKKTRGAFIAAVFAMQGFGILAGGIVGLIVSSAFKSKYPAPAYQDNAGASTVAQADYVWRIILMFGGIPAALTYYWRMKMPETARYTALIAKNAKQAAADMGRVLDMELESEQEKLERMAIEPSNSFGLFSWEFARRHGLHLLGTTSTWFLLDIAFYSQNLFQKDIFSDIGWIPSAKTMNALEEVFKIARAQTLIALCSTVPGYWFTVGFIDIIGRFWIQLMGFFMMTLFMFALAIPYDHWHHHNHLGFVVLYAFTFFFANFGPNATTFVVPAEIFPARLRSTCHGISAAAGKAGAIVGAFGFLYAAQNKDKALADAGYPAGIGVRNALFMLGVVNFFGMLFTLLVPESKGRSLEEISGENDDNDAVAQTSYDTNRTVPV